In Fragaria vesca subsp. vesca linkage group LG5, FraVesHawaii_1.0, whole genome shotgun sequence, the genomic stretch CAAAGTAAATATTCTGCTTAATAGTTCAGAGAAGTCTCAAAAATCCACTGCACCTGTGGCAGAATACTTTCCAGGTATTGATTACAGTATTAAATGGTGTTGTGTGTGTGTGTGTATATATTATTATTTTATTATTATTATTATTGTTATTATATAAATGAAGCTTTTGTTGTGAAAGTTTATCTCTTCTATGTTAAATAAATGACAAGTTCTAAATGTATGGTTTCAGCTCTGGAAGAAGTTAGAATGTTGGTTGTAGATTTCAAGCTAGAAGTGCTCTGTTATGCAGCCAAAGATCTCCCACTGATGCATGCAGTTTCAAAGTTAGTCATCCCAGGGTTAATTGATCAGTTAAATATAGAAGGGAAAACTATCCTGCCCAACCTATTAGCGCAACGTCCTCAGGTGAGAGAAACCTATCTGCTGCAATATTGGATGTTATCTTGATAATATAACCATGTGTGTGCTGCCTGATATTGTGAATCTGTGATATATAAAGATATCCTGTGATTCAGATTGTAAGACCTTAGCATTTGGCACTTTGTAGTTTGGGTTTACTTCAAAAGTTTTCATGTTCCTTATCCCTGGTAAATGCATCAGAAGAACTTCTGTTGTTGACATTAACAGATATTCCCACCCATCATACTGGTGCTCAAGCTTATTCATTTATATAGGGCACTAGCACATAAGTGCTCACATTAGAATGCCTCAACTTAGAAACTCTATGCAGTTCTCCCTGAGTATTTGATGCCCATTCAAAGACATGTTATATGAAAAAGCTTCTAAACTGATTCAAGATTATCCAAAAATCAAACATAGTGGCCATCTTTGATGTCAAATAGGGTTACTACTAATCAAGATTAGTCCAACTACTGTTATATTTATCTGGCTTTCTTATTTAAATTCTATAAGTAACTAATTTGTTTTCTGTTTGCAGCTACATCCCTATCACTTTAATCCTCCTGGTGTTCTGCATCCTATTACTGTTATTTATGAACTCAACTATGGTGAAACAGAAATGAAGCAAGGTAGGCAGGTGTAAATTTGGAGCTTTTATTAATGTATTTTTTATTTATATTTTTTTGAAGGCTATAATCTCTTTTTTTAAAAGGAACTTTAAAAAAAAGTCCAAAATGCTAGATTTATTTCAATTTTCTCCTCTCCTCATGTCTACGTTGCATTAGTGTCGGGGATCTAGACCCTTATGGGAATAGTTTGATTATGATTTAGCTATGTAACTAAAGGACAAGGGCGAGTGTAATTAGGAAACAACAAATATCTGTTCCAGTTCCTGCTTCTTTCAACTAATATTTCTGCTAACCTGATTCCTAGAATTGATAGTATCCTTTTTACAGTCAAGATTAGCATTTTCAATTTTGAATTTCAGACAGGGAGCTTGTACTACATTAATTTGGAAAGTCATGTTAGGATCAGTCCATCTAAGCTTCTCTTTGCTTTCTGCAGTTGAAGTTAGGAAATCCCTACACGTAAGGCTGGGTTTACCTTGTGATCGTCCTCTTTTAAGAATTGCCAGTGCTCTGGATTTCTCTGGTCTAAGGAATGACCCAATACGGAAAGGTACCTATGTTGGTTCATCACTTCTGCTCCTGAAAGAAAGTTTTATTTCCTGGTAGTAAACTTTGTTGCCCATGTCTATGCTAATATCAGGAACTACTTTGCTCAAGGATGTACACATTGGGATTCCAAGCAGTGGAGGTCCGTGGATGATTCTGTTTCCCCGTTTTTTCCATAAATTTCTTTTTTAATGCTTTTTTCCAGCTTCTTCTTAGTGGAATTTGAGTTGTAACCATCTTGGCGTAATGCAGTTTCAGGGGGCAGTGTGTCTCTGGTGCAAGGTTCTTATGAGTACTACCATTATCTACAAGATGGATTTAATGATTCGGTAATAATCTCGTTTATCATTAGTTGAGCTGCTACGTATTTTGAACTTTGTAATGACTAGACTAAAGGCCTAAAGCTGTCAAATAAGTTATTCCCGTCCCTCTTTTTATGAAGTGAAGTCTTGTTTCCCCCATTGGATTGTCGTGCTTTTTTGTTTAATCAAATCGTGAAGTATCTCTAGAGAACCATCTCTTTGCATGAATTCATTTAGTAAATTGTCAACTTCTCCGTTTTCTCATGGACAGTTGTCAGATATATATGTTGCAGCTGCAGTTCTCTTAAGTGTGATTTTCTTTTATTTTCTAGGGCTGGGGCTGTGCTTACCGTTCCCTTCAAACGATCATTTCATGGTTCAGACTCCAACACTATACATCTATAGATGTTCCGTTGCATAGGTATGAAATTTGGGTCTTGGAGTGTATGATTATTAATTATTTGGTTCTTTTTGAATCCTTTCTCCTTGGATATCAGATAGTAGAAAGCCTCATGGCTACATGTTTTCAAAGTTTGGTTTTGTTAATAGTTGAGGTTATTCCAATTTTGAATCTGTTTACTTGCTATTTCGTGGATCCAAGAATTCACAACATTATAAAAATCCTCGGTTGATCTGTCAAAATCTTGATTCCTTCTCTCTTCCATTTTTCAGTGCAATTATCAGTCTTATATGATCTAACCTAACAAGCTTGATTTAGGGAAATACAACAGTCGCTGGTAGAGATTGGCGATAAGGATCCTTCTTTCATTGGTTCACGTGAATGGATTGGTGCCATTGAGTTGAGCTTTGTTCTGGACAAGCTTTTAGGAGTAAGTATGATCAATGAGATTTTACTGATAATTTCTGAAGTTAAATGCACCCAAGTTTAAAATGATCGGTTTCGTTATTGAACAGGTCAGTTGCAAAGTCATGAATTTTAGATCTGGAGCTGAGGTTCCTGAAAAATGTCGAGAGCTGGCCTTGCACTTTGAGAATCAAGGAACACCTATCATGATTGGTATAGAATAAAATTCCTCTCTTCCCATGGATTTGACACTTCAATACAGATTGTTTCAAATAAAAACCACAAAAGTGAAAGAGCTCAAATTATTTGGTTTTTGACTGCAGGCGGAGGAGTTCTTGCATATACTCTCTTGGGAGTTGATTACAATGATGCAAGCGGAGACTGTGCTTTTCTTATACTTGATCCGCACTATACAGGCAATGATGAACACAAGAAAATAGTGAACGGTGGATGGTGTGGGTGGAAAAAGGCTGTTGATAGCAAGGGAAAGAGTTTCTTCTTGCATGATAAGTTCTACAATCTTCTGCTTCCACAGAGGCCTAACATGGTTTGAACTTTGAACTACAAAATATCTTCAAAATCACACAGTTGTACCATGTAGGAATGACTTCCAAATTTGATAGCAGTTTATAGCATGTTACAAACATTAGGTTAGGTGAATGAGTTTAGTGCGAGTAATTGAAATTCAATGTGTTATTACTCTTCCATCACTATAATTTTATCGATGCTAATCTTAGGATTGCTTTTTGGATATCTAAAGGGCCTTGGGGTTTGCTTTTTGTTTACCTAAAATGGCTTTAGAGGAGGCTTTAGAGGATGGAGAAGATAGGTTGTAACTGTGGATGTACCATGTGCCCATGGATCATCAATGGCCCTTTCATCTAAAAAGTACAGCTTCAATATTACCAGAAACACAATAAGGCAACACTAATTTAGAACATTGTTCTTTGTTAATAAAAATCTTAAACCTGTTAAGAGTGATTTTAACTAGAAGAAAACACTATGATCAAGGCTACGAAGATGCTCTGATGTCTCTTGAAAATAGAACTGGCATCAATACCGAAACTCAATATCTAAAACTCACTAGTATTGACTATTGAACTCATTACAAAGTTTGCACAAAACAGTGAAGCAGTAAGCCTCTTCAGCTCTTCGCTTCTTCCCTACTCAATTCACAGCGGCTGCAGTGGCCTCAGGTGCCTGGTGTGCAACTTCATCATATGTCCCAGTCTCAGCATTGTACGAGTACCACAACCCTGACGCTGCCGAGCAATACAACCCTGTATTCGGATCATAATAGTACCCCAAGCTGTGACTATAGTAGTACCCAGAAGCATCATCAAACACATAATCATTCCCCAATCCTCCACCATTGTTCTCCAAACCCGGCTCAGCAGCAGCAGCAGCAGCAGCAGCATTGGCCACAACTGCAGGCTCATCATCCCCAAACATATCAAATGCATCATCATCAGCCACAGTGCCACCTCCCTCACCACCACCAACACCACCAATGGACGCGATCGAATTCAAAGCCCCAGCATCACTCTCGAGCTCATCCAGTATCGACTTCCCTTCCCCCATCCTCGCCTTAGCCAAGCTCTCATACCCCTGCGCCTCCCTCTCGAAAACCTCCTTCTCCTCATCATACACATTGTTCTCCCCATTCTTCATCATCAACACCATAGCATCCTCAGTCAGCTGATCAAACACCGCCTTCCTCTCGGCCGGCATCTTCTCCTTCTTGTTCCCCTTCAGCCTCCTCAGAGCCTGCAAAACAGTCTCCTCCGGCTCCAGCGCATCCGCAATCCGCCTCTTAATCTTCCCAATCTCATCGGAACTCAAATCCTGACCACCTTCATCATCACCTTCACCACCATCCCCATTCTTCGCAGCGAATTTCCTCGTCGTTTCCGGATCAACAGCCTTGTTCAAGCTATCAAGCCAAGCATCCTTGACTTGATTCTTATCCACATACTCCACAAAATTCCCATCCGCATCGAAATAGCCTTCTTCCTTCTCCTTCTCCAAGTTAAACGGCTCGAACTGCATGCCGTCCTCAACGAAGTTCTGCCGCCCCGATTTCCTGGCCTCGTCGCCGGAGGCGTCGTCGTCGTCTGTATAGAGCTTAGCGATCTCGCCGCTGAGCTTGACCTTCTCTTCGCTGCGGCGCTTGGCCCTCTCTTTCGCGGCGAGGCTAGGATCCGTGTGCGGCGTCGGACCGATCGCATCGCCGACTCTGGCTTTTTCATCTTCGGGCTTCACCTTCTTCCCCTTCGGAAACCTAACCTTCTTCGCTGGCGGAGCCTTCGCCGACGTGTCGTCTTCTTCCAAAATTCGTTTCAGATTGGAGCGGTCCATTAAGCAGCTTTGGGTTCAGATTGAAACGACTAGGGTTCTTCGTAATTTTATATCTCCTATTTTTCTATTTATATTTAGTTTGTTTTATTCTTCCGGGTCTGGGAATCCTTCACAATATAGGTTCGGGTCTACCAAGCCCGAAAGTACGTGGCCCAATTTTTGACATAACAAAACGCACCGTTTTGAAGGACTAGTAGTTCTACATTTACCAGTGTAGCGGCAAAGCTATCCGAAAACCATGGCTCTCCTACGGCAACAGCTCCCTCCTCCTCTCCCGCTTCCCTTAATTCACGGTCACTCTTCAACCCATGGTTTCCTTAAACCCTGTCTTTTTGGGCTCTCTAAAACCCTGAGACTCTTCTCTCTCTACTCAGCTCCTCCTATTCCAACTTCTAATTCCTCATCCTCCATTTTCCTTCCATTTCTCGAAGAAGAAGAAGAGGACCATGAAGAAGAAGAGGGTTTAGAGTCAGTTGCAGATGAAAAAGAAGAGGACCCAGATGACCCGATAGCCAGATTCTTCAAGTCTCGGACTTCAACCCAAGACCCACAGCGAGAAGGCAAGCTCTCTCTGCAGAAGAATCGTCGCTCTTCTTGGCACTTAGCTGACGACTTAGACGATTCCGAACCCGATTCCGGCGTCGACCCAGTGCCGGAAGTACAAGAACAACAACTGGGTCCGGTGAGTTCTGATTCAATTCCATTGGCAGATGGAATTGTGGGGCAGATTTTGCAGAAAGCTAGGAACTTGGGGCAGAATTTGACACTGGGAGAGGAGTTGGGAGGTTTTGAAGGGAGGGTTGGGGAGAAGGAGTGTGTGGAAGTTTTGGAGTTGATGGGTGAGGAGGGCTTGTTGATGGGTTGTTTGTATTTCTTTGAGTGGATGGGTTTGCAGGAGCCTTGTTTGGTTACTCCTAGAGCTTGTTCAGTTTTGTTTCCTATTTTGGGGAGAGCTGGAATGGGAGACAAGTTGGTGGTTTTGTTTAAGAACTTACCGGGTAAGGAGTTCAGGGATGTTCATGTTTATAATGCCGCAATTTCTGGCCTCATGTGCTCGAAAAGGTACCACATTCCCATACTGTGATACTAGATTTTATTGTTGCTCCATTCTTAGTGATATAATGATAAGTAAGTATACAATGAATTACTGCATGATGTAAATGTAAACTATAGCAATGTTACCTGCGTTATGTAAAATCTTGTTCATGTAAGTTTGATGTTAGCTGGAAAACCAAGGTTTGGCAAAGCTGTAGTTATTGATGCAACTCAGGTAGGCAATGCATGCAAATGATAAAGCAACTTACTGGAATTCGTTGCTGATATGTATCAACTTATTTCAGGTATGATGATGCTTGGAAGGTGTATGAGACGATGGAAGCTAATAATATCCTTCCGGATCATGTGACGTGTTCGATAATGATTACTATTATGCGGAAAATTGGTCGCAGTGCAAAAGATTCATGGGACTTCTTTGAGAGAATGAACAGGAAAGGTGTCAAATGGAGTCAGGAAGTTTTGGGTGCACTTATAAAATCGTTTTGTGATGAGGGGCTGAAGAGTGAAGCCCTTATCATTCAGATTGAAATGGAGAAGAAAGGGATCTCGTCAAATGCTATTGTATATAATACTTTAATGACCGCATTTTGTGATTCCAACCGGGTAGAAGAAGCTGAAGGCCTGTTTACTGAGATGAAATCAAGGGGAATTAAACCCACATCTCCCACCTTTAATATTCTGATGGATGCATACAGTAGAAGAATGCAGCCTGAGATTGTTGAAAAGCTTTTGGTAGAAATGCAGGAGATGGGGTTGGATCCAAATGTCAAATCCTATACATGTCTTGTTAGTGCGTATGGGAGGCAGAAGAATATGAGTGACATGGCTGCAGATGCATTTCTGAGGATGAAGAAAGTTGGTATTTGTCCCACTTCACATACGTATACAGCTCTTATCCATGCATATTCTGTCAGTGGCTGGCATGAGAAAGCTTACATCGCATTTGAGAACATGAAAAGGGAAGGACTAAAACCCTCCATAGAAACATATACTGCTTTACTGGATGCATTTAGGCGTGCGGGTGACACTGAGATGTTGATGAGAATTTGGAAATTGATGATCAAAGAGAAGGTTCAAGGGACTAAGGTGACATTCAACACTCTTCTTGATGGATTTTCTAAGCAAGGTCACTATCTTGAAGCAAGGGATGTGGTTTCTGAATTTGGGAATATGGGTTTGCAGCCAACAGTGATGACATATAATATGCTGATGAATGCATATGCACGTGGAGGGCAACACTCAAAGTTGCCACAGCTGTTGAAAGAGATGGAAGTTCTCAATTTGAAACCTGATTCTGTGACTTACTCAACCATGATCTATGCCTACATCCGCGTGCGTGATTTCTCAAGAGCATTTTTCTATCACAAGAAGATGGTGAAAAGTGGTCAAGTGCCAGATGCCAGGTCTTATGAGAAGCTTAGGGCAATTTTGGATGTTAAACTTGCAAAAAAGAACAAGAAGGACAAGAGTGCTATACTGGGTATAATTAATAGCAAGATGGGTATGTTGAAAATTAAGAAGAAAGGAAAGAAAGATGAGTTCTGGAAGAACAAGAAGAAGCGTTATGTGAGAGCTGATAATGCAGTTAACAATACCAACAACTAAGGCTGGAGTCCTATCTCTGGCTCATCATTTTCTGGCCCTTCAAAACTAGTTATGAGATAGTTGTTGCATTTCAGGACAGTCTTAATACTGACCTTGTAAAAAGTCTGATTCTATTATGGTGAAAGTTTGTAGTCTGTACAAATTTGTATGATTCTTTGCCAGAACAAGAATAATGGCTACAGCTGATGCAGGCCAGTCTCCATTGAAGCATCTAGGTAAGCTTGCATCTGCTCATAACTTCATATATTGTTGTAAACTGTAATATCTTTTGCTTCCTCAGTCCCTTACGATAATCTTCACTATTGAACTGAAAAGGTTAGCAAGTCTTGTCACTGGAGTGAGCTGCATGTTTTAGAACTAGTCACAATTTCAACCAATCTTTAATCTTTTCCTCTGTGTGTAGCTTCGAATAAGTTGTCTGGCAATGATTGAGGAATAATTCGCTGAAATATTTTCTTGTTCTTCCTGGCAGGTGACTTTTATCCCAACACCACCTCTTTGCTTGGGTTGGCTGATAAATCCCACAGAATGTTCAAGAGGATAAAATGAGCAACACTAAAACCTATGGCTAGTAATCTGCAACACCAACCAGCACCATCATTCCCAAACTAGGAAATGCAAACCTCTTTGTCTGATGGTACAATGAAAGTTTAATTTTTCTCTTGTCAATGCTTTCCGTCTTGATTGAATCATGTAAACCATAGTCAGAGGCTAAAAGCTAAAGCAAGTTCCTTCCTCATTCCTTTAGCAATGCAGAGTTCTTTCTAGCAATCTTCATTAACAGACCCACCAACCTTTTTAGGTTTTATTTGATGATGTAATTACCAGGGTCATTTCTTTTCATTTATATTGAATCCTCACAGTAAAACATTGATTACGCCAATCCTCACAGTAAAACATTGATTACGGTAATCATGTAACATTAACTAATCACTTCAATGCTTTAACCTAGATGGAAATTAAAGATTCCAACAAATTAAAAATAAATAAATATCGAATTAGGACAAAAACAGGGGGCAATATGGTAAATGACAAACGCGCCCAACGCAAAACCCTAGAGCGGGTAACGCAGAGCCGGGTGTAAGCAAAATAGAGGGGCAACGAGGAGGAGGAGAGAGAAGGTAGTAGTATTATACTTTAGTGTTTAGTCCTTAGTCCCTGGCCGAAGCGCCAATGCCACGTGGACAGTCCTATCGCTAATACTCCCAAAACCACCACCGATGACGTGTACCCGGTAACCGTAGCCTCCCTATAAAACCCTTCTTCTCCCCTCAATTTCGTTCTCATCCATTTCTCTCCTCTCTCTCTCTTTCTCTCTTCAACCGATTGCGACTCGATTCGGATCGGACCTGATCTCGTCCCGATCCATTCGCCGCCGTCGTTCCCGTAGACCACGACTCGTCGGCGCCGGTGGACTTCCCGGAGCTCCGACTTGGAGTGCGTTCCCTCTCTCTCCTGTCTTGGCTCGAGATCCGGGCCAAGCACAGAGGAAACGGATTCTGGTTTCGGATTCAGCATTCTTCCGCCTTGTTCCGATACAGGTACACTCTCTCTGACTTCGTCTTATGCTTCTTGCTGATTTATTTGCTGTATTCGCTCAGAAAAAATCGATTCGAAACGGTGCGTTTGGTCTCTCATTGTGCTTCGCCTATCTCTCAATCTATTAGTAGCCAAAAACAGCTTGTAGTGGATTCGTGTTTATTTCTCATCACGTGTAGAATGGTTACTTTTCGCAGCTGAAAGTAATTTTTTTGGTGCTATTGATGATATTAGAGCATATTTAGGCTAAAACATGTGTTGCTTTTAGTTTTTTTTTTTTTTTTCCTACTGATTGAATAGTTGTTTAGCTGTTTGAGATGTAGTTTGGGGTTTAAGACTGTAGTATAACTTATTGTATGATTATATATATATATNNNNNNNNNNNNNNNNNNNNAAAAAAAGGTGAGTTTGGTGGCAATTGAATGGTGTTGAATTTATACTAGTTTGGATAGTTTTGAAAGCATTGGTACTTTAAATATTAGATGGCTATTGATTGAAGGTTGGTATGCATGCAATGGTGTGTTGTGTAAACGGTGTTCTGTGTACCAATGTTTTGACTATGTCTCACTATTATAGTATCCAATTGATGTTATCCTGTGGACCTATGATTGAACATTGATTTTAGTGAAATTGGGGGTTACTGCTATACCTGTGCTGTTCTACTACACTATAGTCTTCCACCTGTTCTTAAGAAATCCTATTGCGGATAAATGAAATAAGTCAAATTACTTTGCTTTTGGTACTTTACTTTAACAGGGTTGACCTAATTATGTATGATACTAGTCATTTTCGCAAGATTGTGACCAAATCCTGAAGCTTTAGACGGGATACAAGTAGCATTT encodes the following:
- the LOC101299297 gene encoding uncharacterized protein LOC101299297, with the protein product MDRSNLKRILEEDDTSAKAPPAKKVRFPKGKKVKPEDEKARVGDAIGPTPHTDPSLAAKERAKRRSEEKVKLSGEIAKLYTDDDDASGDEARKSGRQNFVEDGMQFEPFNLEKEKEEGYFDADGNFVEYVDKNQVKDAWLDSLNKAVDPETTRKFAAKNGDGGEGDDEGGQDLSSDEIGKIKRRIADALEPEETVLQALRRLKGNKKEKMPAERKAVFDQLTEDAMVLMMKNGENNVYDEEKEVFEREAQGYESLAKARMGEGKSILDELESDAGALNSIASIGGVGGGEGGGTVADDDAFDMFGDDEPAVVANAAAAAAAAEPGLENNGGGLGNDYVFDDASGYYYSHSLGYYYDPNTGLYCSAASGLWYSYNAETGTYDEVAHQAPEATAAAVN
- the LOC101298707 gene encoding probable Ufm1-specific protease-like — translated: MEKASAHVLIPKLILQKNDEPAGLRWLIGSSFFPPLTVVSALKCIHTDSSSSSSPDYSRESEELRTLLPKGFHVVGALVVADSDEEKRGGEAVAAARRLRKLMCRGSERLDEQGVIGAVAESRGGGIRFYVSKSESCERFECVDVVYDDDPERFVWERGCLIWCELPLKLPSYYPVNKPSDTVRIAQHAIEAVVAKFKDPKAAYLVETLSKTSSEVPQPVIIRGGDLDFDMNLSDVKLLGESGHDSYAKFLPCSHFCLESKKDSREYSAENADMIKVNILLNSSEKSQKSTAPVAEYFPALEEVRMLVVDFKLEVLCYAAKDLPLMHAVSKLVIPGLIDQLNIEGKTILPNLLAQRPQLHPYHFNPPGVLHPITVIYELNYGETEMKQVEVRKSLHVRLGLPCDRPLLRIASALDFSGLRNDPIRKGTTLLKDVHIGIPSSGVSGGSVSLVQGSYEYYHYLQDGFNDSGWGCAYRSLQTIISWFRLQHYTSIDVPLHREIQQSLVEIGDKDPSFIGSREWIGAIELSFVLDKLLGVSCKVMNFRSGAEVPEKCRELALHFENQGTPIMIGGGVLAYTLLGVDYNDASGDCAFLILDPHYTGNDEHKKIVNGGWCGWKKAVDSKGKSFFLHDKFYNLLLPQRPNMV
- the LOC101295631 gene encoding pentatricopeptide repeat-containing protein At5g50280, chloroplastic-like, which produces MALLRQQLPPPLPLPLIHGHSSTHGFLKPCLFGLSKTLRLFSLYSAPPIPTSNSSSSIFLPFLEEEEEDHEEEEGLESVADEKEEDPDDPIARFFKSRTSTQDPQREGKLSLQKNRRSSWHLADDLDDSEPDSGVDPVPEVQEQQLGPVSSDSIPLADGIVGQILQKARNLGQNLTLGEELGGFEGRVGEKECVEVLELMGEEGLLMGCLYFFEWMGLQEPCLVTPRACSVLFPILGRAGMGDKLVVLFKNLPGKEFRDVHVYNAAISGLMCSKRYDDAWKVYETMEANNILPDHVTCSIMITIMRKIGRSAKDSWDFFERMNRKGVKWSQEVLGALIKSFCDEGLKSEALIIQIEMEKKGISSNAIVYNTLMTAFCDSNRVEEAEGLFTEMKSRGIKPTSPTFNILMDAYSRRMQPEIVEKLLVEMQEMGLDPNVKSYTCLVSAYGRQKNMSDMAADAFLRMKKVGICPTSHTYTALIHAYSVSGWHEKAYIAFENMKREGLKPSIETYTALLDAFRRAGDTEMLMRIWKLMIKEKVQGTKVTFNTLLDGFSKQGHYLEARDVVSEFGNMGLQPTVMTYNMLMNAYARGGQHSKLPQLLKEMEVLNLKPDSVTYSTMIYAYIRVRDFSRAFFYHKKMVKSGQVPDARSYEKLRAILDVKLAKKNKKDKSAILGIINSKMGMLKIKKKGKKDEFWKNKKKRYVRADNAVNNTNN